Proteins from a single region of Xyrauchen texanus isolate HMW12.3.18 chromosome 7, RBS_HiC_50CHRs, whole genome shotgun sequence:
- the LOC127646738 gene encoding transcriptional regulator Myc-2-like — MSQGCSPSHDWLCESEPLLFDDEFCQSLMKDLQSIPTPPQSPPMKSGYGKSLSTVEQLELVSELLEDSDFLRLDWNCDFTGASIAAAAAAAADDPLSEDYLWSTDGDKPIEDKLASVLSTSPLLSDIDTQIFAEIVGSTLDCHNVALACQALESEDLPLESQEQIESTSDYGSLSTGEESSTSDSEEEIDVVTVRRSSTLTRSQRQQQLEDSRREQERALKRCHFEIQQQHNYAAPRPASPPPLPSQSTAPPLKRSRGAGESHRNTHSSGRSRSLASRQSADTEDEEERRRTHNVMERQRRNELKNCFFRLRDNVPELSKNEKASKVIILKRAKESIRNLETENRRLAQKRDKLRQRQEQLRARLEQLKRL, encoded by the exons ATGTCGCAGGGTTGTTCTCCGTCGCACGACTGGCTTTGCGAGTCCGAGCCGCTGCTTTTTGATGACGAGTTTTGCCAGAGTCTCATGAAGGACTTGCAGTCCATCCCCACGCCGCCCCAATCCCCTCCGATGAAATCGGGATATGGAAAGTCTCTGTCCACCGTGGAACAGTTGGAGTTGGTATCGGAACTTCTGGAAGACAGTGACTTTCTCCGCCTGGACTGGAACTGTGATTTTACCGGCGCAAGCATCGCTGCTGCTGCAGCCGCCGCAGCAGACGACCCGCTCTCGGAAGACTACCTGTGGTCCACCGACGGAGATAAACCGATCGAGGATAAATTGGCGTCCGTGCTCTCCACGAGTCCCTTGCTCTCCGATATTGACACTCAAATCTTTGCTGAAATCGTCGGTTCAACGCTGGATTGCCACAATGTGGCGCTCGCCTGCCAGGCTTTGGAGAGTGAGGATTTACCCTTGGAAAGTCAGGAACAGATCGAGTCAACATCTGATTATGGTTCACTGTCCACCGGAGAAGAGTCATCTACAAGCGATTCTG AGGAGGAAATTGATGTTGTGACAGTCAGGCGGTCGAGTACGCTTACACGTTCCCAACGCCAGCAGCAGTTGGAGGACAGTCGCCGGGAGCAAGAGCGTGCTCTGAAGCGCTGTCACTTTGAAATTCAACAACAGCACAACTACGCTGCACCACGGCCCGCCTCTCCGCCTCCCCTGCCCTCTCAGAGCACAGCGCCCCCTCTCAAACGCTCCCGAGGGGCCGGAGAATCCCACCGGAACACACACAGTTCAGGAAGGTCTCGAAGCCTTGCATCTCGGCAGAGTGCAGACACTGAGGACGAGGAGGAAAGACGGCGTACGCACAACGTGATGGAGAGGCAAAGGCGAAACGAGTTAAAGAATTGCTTCTTTAGACTACGGGATAACGTCCCTGAACTTTCCAAAAACGAAAAGGCTTCGAAAGTCATCATATTGAAGCGAGCAAAAGAAAGCATCAGGAACCTGGAAACAGAAAACCGGAGACTTGCTCAAAAGAGAGACAAACTTAGACAAAGGCAAGAACAGCTGAGAGCCAGACTCGAGCAGCTCAAGAGATTGTAA